ccccacatgggtacaatgtgcgaagcccatttctggtgtcccccgtcaaaatattgctagaatattgttaaaagcgacgtaaaactaaactcactcattacactcaaaataaaatcaaaacggTACACATATTTTAAATATCAAAGGAACAAATCAGCGTTTTGTATCATACATACCTaaaaaatgaatgtatgaaGTATTTCTCCTTAAATTTGGGAGTGGGTACCCGACGGAATGTATATGTAAGTGTAATACTTTTATCTAATTTGCTCAAAGCGGTGTTACTGATACGATATTAGGCTGTGGATGCAACGACCACCGGAGTGCTTTTCGCAAGTGGGACTTGATCCTTTGGCTAAACACTCGTTCGTAAACTgtggtggtgaggtagcctagtggctaaagcgtttgcttgtcacactggaAGACCCGGcatcgaatccccacatgggtacacataGTCCCCCGGAGCGGTGTTTGGCTAATTGAGGTGCAGAATCCTACTCCATCATTTGTTAATGAGTCCGTTTCTCCACGTTTCTCCTGCATATGGTGAGAGAAGCATCCAAACATCTCGTCGTCGTCCCCATCATCAATGCACAGGAATTCCTTTCCGCCTTAAGTTTGTGTTCGTGGTCCTTCAAGTTGAACTTCAGCCAGTGACTTGGGCAGGACTTTGCTTCAGTGTCGATAGAGAGACGACTTGACACTCGAGTACGACCGGACAGATCCTGGGTCAGCAACCTCGGCCAGTTCCTCTTCATACAGTTGCTGGATGGATGTGACGTCTTCCTGTACGCCCTGACGTAGTCTGCTAAGGCGTCGAACCTCGTCCTCAGATTCCACTGGGGGGTGGTTGTGTGGCGTTGATGCTTATGAAAAAGAGATCCTTACTCCAATCAACACACCCGTCATCCATTGATAATTGGGCTGTTCCATTACTTCACAGggcaaaaacatatttcctaaAGTGCCTGTTGGCAGTTTGGGATGTAGGCAGATTGGGACTGTAGGCACTATGGCATAAAGCATAAAATAGCATAAAGTAAATTTAGTCACGTGCACTAAATTAATGGATCCCCTGTCGtaacaatatataccttgagGGATATTCTTTGATGTGTTCGTGCGTTTATGAATAAGTAAAGAAGAAAAATTATCAGTAGCAGGTCCGGTCACGGCATGCATAAAGAGACGCGACAGTCGGGTATTTTATGACTGCTTCATATACCTTTATGGACACAGCACTTCGCTGGGACTGGGTGTCTATTTACTACACCAGCTGAATGAACAAATTATTTTCTCTCGTTAAGTGAGGATGACATGGAAGCTTGCCAGTGTGTGGCTTGAACATTGATTAGTAACCTGATATAAACGAAACAAATTATCTACACATTTCGCTTGAAACAACACGACAGAAAGTAGCGAACACGAGGCCAATCTTAATATGCCTCTACATAATTACCTCTGATCTACGGCATTGGATATTTTATGCGActgcatgaaatatttacacttaaAAGTTTATGTCAATACGGGAAATCGCCGAAATCTGAGGCCTAGTAACCATAGCAGCACGCAGATTTCGCGGAAACAGGATCCAGGATGTAACCACTGCGCAGTCACACTGCGCATAACGTGTCTTCCCTTCATTTGTTGCGGCGCGAAATATCATCAGCATGTAGTGAAAGATTGAGCAATATACCAGTTGTGTGCGTGTTGTTTAATTGACAGGATTCTGGATGGTCATGGCGGTGCAATTTCTCTCATCGGTGCTTTTGTTTGCCCTGTTGTCGCGGGTTCACTGTGACGGCGCCATCAAGGGGTTGGATCAAAGTGAGGATGGTTCTTCCGGAACAATCAGTTTTAAGACGCCCGAGTTAGACGATGAAGATGCTTATAGTTTTCACATGCCCTCATCTCTGAAGTGTGATGGATGCAGGGTGCTGGCACATATGGTGAGTGTGACAGTACGCAAATCAAGGACACgtattgtttcttgtttttgtttgtatttattcaGATTCATGTTGGAAGGAGTTGCCAGAAGTGGGCGTGGCACTTTTGTTTTTCCTTGGATCCATGTTACAATTTTATGTATGATTTTAGATAACTGTATGTGTATTGAACGACTTATGTTCATGAGTTTCAAGGTGAGAGTTCAACCCCCATCCCAAATTATAGTTGTAAATTAATATATACGAGAATTATTGACAAAACCAAACACAACAGACAACTCTCAAAAATAATTAGATCTAAAAGCCCCCAAattatgtacagtatataaGGTTGAACCACTTAGTGTTACCTCAGTTAATCTGCAGAAGAGAGAATGTAGGGGAAGAGAAGGAACTTTTTTCCTAGAACAACTCGAATTAGGATATTGACTGGCTAGTGACCAGTTATTGCAGCCTACCAGGTATCTCCAATACCTGGCTGTGGAGCTTGTGCAGACATAAtgtttcacacactgtcacCTCACAAAAGCTACAGGCTATGGGAGTTAACATCACTGTAAGTATTTGACATTGTAGACGTTACAAATATGAACCCCTGTGGAAGACTGGACCCAAACATGTGGGGATATCACTTGATCATTAGTCTGTTGACGTAAAACTTCATTAATGATGAGAACTGAATGACAATCATCCTGGGTATGTTGTGAATCTATGACATTACAGTTCAGTCCATGAAAAGTGTAGATTTTTCTAAACATACCCATAATGTCAACACTCAATCACTAAACTTTGAATTGACTTACATTTCCATCTCCGTTATATGCACTCAGCAGATACCATGCAAaagatactgacaaaatataattcTCAGTTTTAACCTTCATGTTTACTTTTTTCCCAGGGAAAAGAAACATTACCAAAATTGCAAACAACAACTCaaaaaagtcaactttgataaGCCCAACCACAGGAAGACATTCCCATATTCCCATCAGCTTATATttgtcaacattcacaatgagagCCGGTTTTGTTCTTTTAACTTTCTTATTTCTAAGGCAAATTTCAATTCTGAAGGTTCTTTAGTATATCAAGGTTTGGAACAATAGTTTTATCATCAAACAcatgtcacattttgtgaaTAACATGAAAGACAGAAGTGATGATAATTGGTCTTGTTAGTAGTTGGGAAAGCACAATATACACAACTGCGCTTCCTGTTGACAACGTTTTGGAGAAACATGATCACTGACTGTAAACAGACTGATGCAgactgatcacaggattgtctggtccagacttgattatttagactgtcgtcatatagcttgaatattgctgagtgcggcgtataatgaaactcactcactcactctaaggatgggaaagccacattaacttggtGCGTCtagtaggctgcaagagttgtgtgacccccagggagttgagagtgaaaatatgatgtgccgTTGAGATGGACGTCCAATGATCAGGGTAAAAATACAGTTTGAGCATTTGAACTGGCAAATTGGATGtcagcgctatacaaatgtataAAAACAAAAGAGAGGAACCGTCTGGCCTACAAGgagcatgtgcacaagtgctgaCAAAATTATATAAACATTTACCTGTGCTGTGTCATCACCACTAGAATCACACATGTCACAAAATTGGAGTTCTGatatagtttgttgtttttcacaGAACTGGTATTACAGCAATGATGAGGGTTAACATTGTTTATCTTATCTTGTAATGGGAAATATGTTAAATCTAAATAGAAACTGGGTAATCTTGGATGGAATTAAGTGAAACATCTTTTTTCTATAAATAGTTCCTGATCGTCTTTAATGTGTGGAATGAATTGTCTATGTATGCCTCTGTTAGACTGATGATGAAAGGCACAAGAATGGTTATCTTCACTTTTTAAGGGAAACACATGCTGTGTTTTTTCACTACATCATATAACATTATCAAGATCCAGGTTACTTTTTTATTTGCATAACTTTTTCCACATCATTTTTTCCAGATGTATACAAAGTTTGACAAGATCCACAAGAATCGACCATCAATGAAAACATTGCCAGAGCATGAAATTCTTGACATATTTGAATCAGTTTGTGAAGATAAGTTTGAAAAGTAAGTCATTGTCTCAGTTATTATGATATCAGTGTAAGTAACCAGTTTTACCGGAGATGTTTGTTGGCTGTTAATTTGACAGTTACATCATTTGGGTGCTTGTCAGTTGTCTGTGTAATAAACACTTCTCTTCAGAATCTGAATCAGTGGTGAATTGTCTTACTTACATACTATGCATTGCTTCTTTTTCTCAGAACCAAATACCTAAAATGCAATGACTGATCAGATCTCCCATAGTGATGTACTTCTGAATATGTTGTTAGGACTATAAAATTTTTGTTACAAAAAAGACCAACAGTTTTAATGACTGCTCACATACATGGCCTGTATTCAtcatttttcatatatttaaaAGCATTACTTTATTACTGAACCTTTGTTTTGTAATTCCTCCTGAGCCTTCTATACATTCGAGAAGTTTACATAGACAGCACAACAGATTCAAAATGTTTGTCAaattcaagtttcaaaatgttggtttactTTAGTTTTGCTTGATAAAACAGATATTGCATTAATAATGCCAAGGGGTCTGTGACATTTTTATAGTGTGCATTGCATGTGTTTAATTTTAAATGACCTCACAATCACCTTATCCTTTATTAATTTTTCACTGCTTTGTCTGCCTTTCTTAAAAGAGAAGAAAATGTCAGGTATATGTTTGGCAAAATGTACATTATTTAACCTTTTGTGTTGTGTAGCTGTGGGGTGAAGGACATCAAGGGAGTTAAgcgattgtctggcccagggcTGGAGACAGCTGATGTTCCAGGGGTGATGCAAGGGGGAGGCAAATGGCCGAGCAGGTGAGTCTGTTATTAGACTATGAGATGTCAAAAGATCCTGTAAgtagagtagcctagtggttaaagcatcacaCCTGAcaccaaggtttgattccccacatgggtacaatgtgtgaagcccattcctggtgtcccatGTTATTCTAGAATAATATTAATGCTAAAAAAAGCACATAACCTGAGTCACTCACCAGGAACAAGAGATGATAATTGTAGATTCATGCTTATAAgttcaatcacttgattgtatggTTGTATGATTACCTGCAGATTTTCTTGTTGGGTACAAACTTAGCAACAAACACAGTACAGGTATGCATGCGTGCCGTGTGCCACAATATGCAGGGCTAATTTCTTGTAATGGTTTCTTGGCATCAATTTTAGTAGAattttaagtttttatgtgGGCTTTTATTTGATATACTGAAACAGACAAAAAGACAAGAAAGCTTGAAACTTAACTAGACAAGTTGCTGAAGCTGCGGACCGTAGACTGACTTTTGGGATCTGGTGTATAAAGAgtaaacataaaacaacatttgcaGCCATTTGCCCTATGTCTCCAACTGGTGTATACAAAATACCCACTTTGCAATTCCTGaacaatatttctgtattttcttttcatttttctgtcaagtttgtttgttgttatcaaACACTACACTCATTTTGATGCAGAGTTCCTCGTAGAGACACTGTTGGGAGTTTCTATGTGTGAGATATGTTGTGTTATGTGTCAGGCTGCAGCAGATGTGCCAGAACTATGTGGGGGAGCTCGGGGAGGAGGAGATCTACCAAGCCTACAAGGAGCATGGCAAGCAGCTTGAGAAGTACTTGTGTTACGGGGATGGTGTGCAGGGGGACTGTAGCTCACTTAACAAGACCAAGAAGAAGAAAGCGAAGAAGTCAAAAGAAGAGTTGTGAAATGTGTGATTAAAGAACATGTTTGACATTGTTGGATGATTGTCGTGTTTGTGTGAAACCAAGGAGATGGGTGTAATTCTTGTGTGACCAATAGAGGCCAGTTGTTGTGTCAGTGCTGGACATCAAAAGGGTGGTTGTCACGATTGTACTACATCAAGGGATGATTGTCATGTTTGTACTACATCGAGGGGATGATTGTCATGTTTGTATATGTAAGATTTACAAGATGATCGTTGTGTTTGTATAACATATAGGGATGATTGTCAGGTTTGTAGTACATCAAAGATGTTCATTGTTCGTTTGTATTTGACAGCAGTGGAATGAATGTCATCATTGAATGTGATAAACATGGAATGATTGTCATGTTTGTACCACATTGAGGGAATGATTGtctggtgtgtgtgtgacatcTAGGGGGATGGTTGTTCTGTATGGCGAAAATATGTGTCCCGGGGATCAGTGACATCCCTGTAGTGGGAGTATTAGTGATTTGTGTCAGGTGTAATGGGGATGATTGCTGTGTCCATGTTACATATATGATAATGAGGACTAAATGTAAATAGGTGACTTATGGAATGAGCATTCTGTTTACTAAATGGTTTTGTAAGTGACAGTAAGAAGTATGAATGTGGGTTTTGTGTCCAATGGAATATCTTGTTGCTGTGTCTCAGGATAAAGTAATGACGTCAGCTGATGCCCTGATTCTATAGTGTTCTATGTGAGACGTCAACTACATATGAAAGTGTTCTTCTTAGGTATCACAAGGGAGGGGTCATTTTATCAAGgtagttcacccacaaatatcAGGGTCTCTTTGGAAGGTCATAAAGAATTTGACATTTTGTAATAAAGTAGAAAATGCTTTGTATCATGTTTTTTCAGAGAGGGTTGTGGAAAATTGAGAGGCATTAGAGGATGGTTCAGACCCTCAGACCTAACCCCACATCAACTTGTGATGAATGATTGGTCCCTAGTGATCCCATGAATGCTGTGCTATGGTGCAAGACGGCCATTAATTTGCTGTAACAATATCTTTTCTGATTAGAGCTGCAGAGCATTCTAGCATTTAAAGTTTTTGTCAATCATTTTGAACTGGGTTCTTTCCTGGTGGCTCCTggcatgatgttgctggaatatttctaagagTGACACTAAACTGCACTCACTCCCACTCTTGTGATTAATCAGAACACAGGGATCGTGCAAATATAGTATGTTAACattgttcaaaatattttttaataacGCATGTAATTATATTTGTACAGGAGGGAACTGAATATGTGTGATGCTAGTATACATATATTCTATGTGATGAACTGATGGAGATGTTTTATCTAGAATTTAACCTTCATTATGATGTTGTACTGTTGTTGTTCCAGTTGACTCTAGGCTAGGATTCACTGGTCATTCGGAATCGTGGCTGTAAAAGTCTCACACTATAGGTTATCCTGCAAAGTATAGATAAGTTGTGTATCATCCACAGCATGAGCCGACATTCTTGAAATGACAGAATCATCGAGCACCATTGTTTTTAGCACAAATCCCTGTTTGTGTTCTCTGTGTACTATTCTGTATCAGTCAAGCTTCTATTCATATTGTCTTATACACAACAGTTGATTCTGTCAAGAAGTGAAAATTAATCTAAATCTTTGGTCAtaattatttgtgtttgtttggtgttcCCTATGATTGCGGATGTTATGTACTTTCCAGACAACAAAGTTGTCAATAATTGATGTATCTGCAATGCAGTGTCAAACATGAGTCAAAGATAGTAATATATGTGCACAAAATCTGGAGATATTTTGAATCACAGGCAaattgtagcgcaaatgggttgcgcagcatagagaagaTGACCTTCTTACatgcttcgctcgcatatatttgcgctacagtttgtatgtgtttgaaTTCACAGTGTGTACAAAGCTGACCATCATGATATACAATTTCAAAATTCTTAACCAGATGTCTTTGCTGTTGCTGTTACAAATGCTGTCACAACATTTGTAGGCCTACAGATGCATCATCCAACCTCTTCACCAGTTAGTATGTGCAGGTGCTTTTAATCACTGAAGTAGCCTTTAATCAATGATGAGACTGTATTGATTCTCAATTAGCTATTACTAACCATTCAGGTTAACTGGATTCAGCAGGACTCAAGAACACCTTGTCCTTTACAGTCAGTGTGAGACCATCTATTAATTGTTTCatcggcattctagaagctgGCAAGTCAGTCATGAAGTCTATACTTTTTGATAAGAGCCTCTTTTTTATCACTTACAGTGACATTCCAGTGTAGGTTCTGCCATCATTATGAAACTAAAAGTGAttctacaccaaaacattgctcTATGCAACAAACAAGTTATTGTCTGTAAAGCCATATGTTTTATCATCTATTAATTGTACATGCTTGTAGTTTAGTGAATTCACTGAGCAGAACACTGAATAATTAACATCAATATTAGGTGATTGGAGACGATCCAGTGTGTATCTGTACGGAATGAGATGTTGATactatatatattatacatgtttaatgtctgttaaatccaggtgtatatttcagaatttttaaagttatttattatttacaaacttaAGTAATCAGATGCACGATACccagtttttaaaataaagGCTTCAGGTGTCTTTTTAAACATTAAATGATGTGTTGAATCCCAGTTCTACGTTAATTTGAAATTACTTTTTCTGATTGATGGATAAGACATTTCAGACCCTACTATCCACATCTGATTAAAAAATGAGTCAGTGCTAATATTTATTTGTGAAAAGAAACTCTTCTTTGTCATTGCtgatttctggtgcccccacagtgcttttgctggaatattgctcaaacaaAGCAAACTGTCTCTGACATTGTCATTGTTGACTGGTATCTTGAATCACTGATGTGTTTATTTAACTGTACATTATGCTAACACTCTTTATGTGACAAGTCTACAGGTAACCCACCTCTACATCACCTCACAGTGTTTGACTCCTTTGTATCGGAGAACTGCAAACCACAGTACTTCaagatatgaaaatattttcaaaaatgagTTTTTACTGAATTATTTTATTGTGATACTTGAACTCTTATTGCTGTGTATCAGCTGGTCTTGTTTTATAAATTCTCAATAAATTGTAATCCAATTGTTAAACAGCTGGTGTTCTCAATGAAAGAATGTTGTTGGTGCTTTAATCATATTAGATAGTATGAGAGCTGTACTGTTGCAACCATGACCAACCAATCGGCTGTGTCTTCTCCATGGTGTATTTCATCATGGTCAGCAGTGGAAAAATCTATACCTCTGTAGTcttgtctttgaagggcatttagaagtgaaatacagaagaattaagatttttatggatatccacttctttatatgagaacacaactcctgatgaaggagtaagcataactccaaaacgttgtgttctcatataaagaagttgatatccataaaaatcttcattcctcTGTAGTCTTGACAATCCATTGAATCAATCTCATGTCTGTTGTTCACGGATTATTATGTCATATTATTATCTACAAGGGAGAAAATATTGGgattaatatttttcatgatacaAAATagcactttgtcatggtgacttgACGTCACaaacaatgctatgatgtcgtCTTTGTTCTGTGATGTGTTCTACATAAGAACATTCAAGGCTGGTAATCAGCCTATGTTTGAATGTAGATTTGGTTTTATTTTCCTCATTTTGACAACTTTGGTGATAAACAGAACATCAAATTGGTGCCCATATCTTATTCAGATATGGCAACAGGAAAATTGGGTTTCATCATCGAATCAGTGTTCATACGATTCACTTAATTGATCAATTTGATATAAAATAGGTAGAAATCCGCAGATATGTGCGaaattgccatccctgattACTATGGTTGTGGCGCTTGTGACTAAATATCACACTCACTCAGGAAACGCTAACATTTAGGCACTTGTGTCGTAATCATAGTaggacatgggcactcatatgATATTCTCTATATAAGCTTTACAGCTGCAACATAATATCCTCTATATAAAAGAGCTTTACAGCTGCAACCTCAACTGATCAATCAGCTGTCAATTATCCATGGTGTATTTTATCATGGTCAGCCTCAAAACAGGTAAGACCAACCAACCAGTCATTTGTCAGTGGTGATATAAAAGATATTAACAATAAGACATACCATCTGACAACCAGGCTGTGGTCAATAGTAAAAGTATTCAACTGTTAAGTTCTACTTGGCCATAATATCAACCTGAATTGGTCACAATTCAAGATGCCAGTAGAAAGGTTTTTTTGTACAGAATCTGCATGTTATTTGTATTTAAACCATTGAATAAGTATGAAGATAGAGGTTGCCTCTGTGGTGGCTTGTTAGAAGAATATTACAGATCATATTCCTTATTTCTTGGCTCATCACCTGGCTATATCAGAAACATAGGTCCAGGATGAGATGATACACAACTTACAAACACTTTATTTGAGTAATTTCATCTTGTCTTGCTTCTTCTACCAacaaaggcgactaacaggatcgggtggcaaggctcgctgacttgtttgacacgtcattagttcccagttgtgcagagcTTATGctattgatgactggattgtc
The nucleotide sequence above comes from Haliotis asinina isolate JCU_RB_2024 chromosome 5, JCU_Hal_asi_v2, whole genome shotgun sequence. Encoded proteins:
- the LOC137284576 gene encoding marginal zone B- and B1-cell-specific protein-like, coding for MVMAVQFLSSVLLFALLSRVHCDGAIKGLDQSEDGSSGTISFKTPELDDEDAYSFHMPSSLKCDGCRVLAHMMYTKFDKIHKNRPSMKTLPEHEILDIFESVCEDKFENCGVKDIKGVKRLSGPGLETADVPGVMQGGGKWPSRLQQMCQNYVGELGEEEIYQAYKEHGKQLEKYLCYGDGVQGDCSSLNKTKKKKAKKSKEEL